A window from Flavobacterium sp. 83 encodes these proteins:
- a CDS encoding histidine kinase, whose protein sequence is MGQYFPSRNYSTKDGLPNNAVRSLFLDSKDVLWIGTENGVSRMHNGLFSNLDVTDGLGHNSCWDINQDMNGNMWFASYGGGVSKYDGKKFTVFTTKNGLLADKTRKVFPFKNKMYIGTEQGVSIIDINTNKLVTPKVPPHKEDFISISFFEYKGEVYFASIFNGLFKIDESDLKPKIIPIFLHKNTYELALFGSTLYSSNEGFIDKFDIKDLFKDKIYSKKFGKSFVWQYVKDKRNSIYAAAWGVYAPDGGLYKIENDKMINVSEYYGIDSKILLNVVYDKSKDILYVGSNDKGIYEVRLDQIIDYNLFGTKSVIDFENLGKQKLILHSQGLTVLDPNKEILKTISLVDFKNFELKFLNNGNKVRNKQGIESRDFELNFTIPASGIEFYEMVKADNSFWIGSNIGIFEIDNLGDIINYLPKHSLKIGFAYDGKFIETITYAGTRLYDDVHSPICKHFSKFDKKTPQFIVKILTNRDKTYLLSVFNGLYVYKNNQFHSYLAEGIWKEKKFKHIAINNKGQLILAAEFGNVFIVDDLKAFKILKTIYKKEIVGNTILFLETFKDFILIGTEKGINIYKDGIVRLIDKEQGLKDEAVTTSQIFDNQLWLGTKKGYYIIDLNRLIAPQMTASGMVISSIAINNIPISSANYKWFRYNSKELICDYKNNSFSIDFVPVGHAFPNKLKFRYRLKSSNRWSPYSEKTNLFLPYLPYGSYNLEVEVFDLNAGKATIFELLKIRIDPPLWLTWWFIALVVLFVFNVLVYLIFKFKKKSREKAVIQKRIAETKLEALLSQMNPHFTFNAINAIQDYIISNDIDNSLKYTGEFAKLIRKTLENSSKQTITIEEEIEYLKSYIIIENMRYDNRIETNFHIGDDVDVYHSKIPTMLLQPFVENVFVHAFNASFTSPKLTISFEMLSKNILECKIIDNGMSLTAAKKIKIHQSKGIQLTKERLSLLQNSNVNPIDIQLTDNNGTTVIIRLTV, encoded by the coding sequence TTGGGGCAATATTTTCCGTCTAGGAATTATTCAACTAAAGACGGTTTACCTAATAATGCAGTACGTTCATTATTTTTGGATTCAAAAGATGTTTTATGGATTGGTACTGAAAATGGTGTTTCTAGAATGCATAATGGTTTATTTTCTAATCTTGATGTAACTGATGGTTTAGGACACAACAGCTGTTGGGATATTAATCAGGATATGAATGGAAATATGTGGTTTGCGAGTTACGGAGGCGGTGTTAGTAAATATGATGGCAAAAAATTTACTGTTTTTACCACAAAAAATGGTCTGCTAGCTGATAAAACTCGGAAAGTATTTCCTTTTAAAAATAAAATGTACATTGGTACTGAACAAGGAGTTTCGATTATTGATATAAATACTAATAAATTAGTAACCCCAAAAGTACCCCCTCATAAAGAAGATTTTATTAGTATTTCGTTTTTCGAATATAAAGGAGAAGTTTATTTCGCTTCTATTTTTAATGGTTTGTTTAAAATTGACGAATCAGATTTAAAGCCCAAAATTATCCCAATATTTTTGCATAAAAATACGTATGAATTGGCTCTTTTTGGATCAACACTTTATAGTAGTAATGAAGGCTTTATAGATAAATTTGATATAAAGGATCTTTTCAAAGACAAAATATATTCTAAAAAATTTGGAAAATCCTTTGTTTGGCAATACGTAAAAGACAAAAGAAACTCAATTTATGCAGCTGCTTGGGGGGTATATGCCCCAGATGGTGGACTTTATAAAATTGAGAATGATAAAATGATTAATGTTTCTGAATACTATGGAATAGATTCTAAAATTTTACTAAATGTGGTATATGACAAATCTAAAGATATTTTATATGTAGGTTCCAATGATAAAGGAATTTATGAAGTTCGATTGGATCAAATAATTGATTACAATTTATTTGGTACTAAATCAGTCATAGATTTCGAAAATTTGGGGAAACAAAAATTAATTTTGCACAGCCAAGGTTTAACTGTTTTAGATCCAAATAAGGAAATTTTAAAAACTATTTCACTTGTTGATTTTAAAAATTTCGAATTAAAATTTTTAAACAATGGAAATAAAGTCCGTAACAAGCAAGGAATTGAATCAAGAGATTTTGAATTGAATTTTACGATTCCAGCCAGTGGAATTGAGTTTTATGAAATGGTTAAAGCTGATAATTCTTTTTGGATAGGCAGTAATATAGGTATATTTGAAATTGACAATTTAGGGGATATTATAAATTACTTACCAAAACACAGTTTGAAAATCGGTTTTGCATATGATGGTAAATTTATTGAGACTATTACTTATGCAGGTACCAGATTGTATGACGATGTTCACAGTCCAATCTGTAAACATTTTTCAAAGTTCGATAAAAAAACACCACAGTTTATTGTTAAAATTCTTACTAACAGAGATAAAACGTATTTGTTATCCGTTTTTAATGGATTATATGTTTATAAAAACAATCAGTTTCATTCCTATTTAGCTGAAGGAATTTGGAAAGAGAAAAAATTTAAGCATATTGCAATTAACAACAAAGGACAACTTATTTTGGCTGCTGAATTTGGGAATGTTTTTATTGTAGATGATTTAAAAGCTTTTAAAATTCTAAAAACGATTTACAAAAAAGAAATTGTAGGTAACACCATTTTATTTTTGGAAACATTTAAGGATTTTATTCTCATTGGAACTGAAAAAGGAATTAACATTTATAAGGATGGTATTGTTCGATTAATTGATAAAGAACAAGGTTTAAAAGATGAGGCGGTTACAACTTCTCAGATTTTTGATAATCAATTGTGGTTAGGAACTAAAAAAGGATACTATATTATTGATTTAAATCGATTAATAGCACCACAAATGACTGCGTCAGGGATGGTGATTTCATCTATAGCAATCAATAATATTCCTATTAGTTCAGCGAATTACAAATGGTTTCGCTATAATTCAAAAGAACTAATTTGTGATTATAAAAACAATTCGTTTTCTATTGATTTTGTACCAGTGGGACATGCATTTCCTAATAAATTAAAATTCCGATATCGTTTAAAAAGCAGTAATCGGTGGAGTCCATATAGCGAGAAAACGAACTTGTTTTTACCTTATTTACCATACGGCAGTTATAATTTAGAAGTAGAAGTTTTTGATTTGAATGCTGGAAAAGCAACTATTTTTGAATTATTGAAAATTCGGATTGACCCACCGTTATGGTTGACTTGGTGGTTTATTGCTCTTGTAGTGTTGTTTGTATTTAATGTTTTGGTTTATTTGATTTTTAAATTCAAAAAGAAATCAAGAGAAAAAGCAGTTATTCAAAAACGTATAGCTGAAACCAAACTGGAAGCACTTTTAAGTCAAATGAATCCTCATTTTACATTTAATGCGATAAATGCAATACAGGATTATATTATCAGTAATGATATAGATAATTCATTAAAGTATACAGGAGAGTTTGCTAAGTTAATTCGTAAAACACTTGAAAATTCCTCTAAACAAACCATAACCATTGAGGAAGAAATTGAGTATTTAAAGTCCTATATTATTATTGAAAATATGCGTTATGATAACCGAATCGAAACTAATTTTCATATTGGAGATGATGTTGATGTTTATCATTCTAAAATTCCAACTATGTTGCTGCAACCATTTGTTGAAAATGTTTTTGTTCATGCCTTTAATGCTTCATTTACTTCTCCTAAACTGACAATTTCTTTTGAAATGTTATCCAAAAATATTTTGGAATGTAAAATTATTGATAATGGTATGAGCTTAACTGCTGCAAAAAAAATAAAAATTCATCAATCGAAAGGTATACAACTAACTAAAGAAAGGCTTTCACTTTTACAAAATTCGAATGTTAATCCTATAGACATCCAATTAACAGATAATAACGGAACAACTGTTATCATTAGACTTACTGTGTAA
- the nth gene encoding endonuclease III, with amino-acid sequence MDLFGNSDNWAIKLEPILTKYKGNKHPLDYHNLYQLLVMVLLSAQDSDAHINKIAPALFEAYPNMESLAVSNGDALFHQISSVRNFSTKANWLLEIAQTIQKDKNIPLTMDGLVALKGIGRKSANVIMREAKVPAEGIIADLHVIRVAPRIGLITETKDGIKAEKQLMQVLPREIWGEIGMAISFLGREICRPRPKCEECPINGVCEYFNTVFKKEPI; translated from the coding sequence ATGGATTTATTTGGAAATTCTGATAATTGGGCTATAAAATTAGAACCTATCCTGACAAAATACAAAGGAAATAAACATCCGTTGGACTACCATAATTTATATCAATTATTGGTTATGGTGCTACTTTCAGCGCAGGATTCAGATGCTCATATCAATAAAATTGCTCCAGCTTTATTTGAAGCTTATCCCAATATGGAAAGTTTGGCGGTGTCAAATGGAGACGCATTATTCCACCAGATCTCAAGTGTCAGAAACTTTAGTACGAAAGCTAACTGGTTGCTGGAAATCGCGCAAACCATCCAAAAAGACAAAAACATTCCGCTAACTATGGACGGTTTAGTAGCCCTAAAGGGAATCGGACGAAAATCAGCTAATGTCATCATGCGAGAAGCTAAAGTTCCTGCTGAAGGTATAATTGCCGATTTGCACGTAATACGCGTTGCACCAAGAATAGGTTTAATCACGGAAACCAAGGACGGCATTAAAGCCGAAAAACAACTCATGCAAGTGCTACCAAGAGAAATTTGGGGCGAAATTGGAATGGCTATTTCATTTTTGGGAAGAGAAATTTGCCGACCAAGACCTAAATGTGAGGAGTGTCCGATTAATGGGGTTTGTGAGTATTTCAATACTGTTTTCAAAAAAGAGCCCATTTAA
- a CDS encoding glycogen synthase, producing the protein MEIFHISAECYPVAKVGGLADVVGALPKYQNNAGHLVRVVIPCYDSKFRNENDFECVHWGHVKLGNFNFPFNVLKEKTDKLGFELYLVEIPELFDRKDVYGYQDDIERFLSFQIATLDWIIGRNEVPDVINCHDHHTGLVPFMMLYCYKYEKLRNTPSMITIHNGLYQGQFGFDKLYYLPEFDLSHVKVLEWDNCINSLAVGIKCAWAVTTVSPNYLNEINYSANGLESLFNLVRYKSRGILNGIDIEVWDPAKDVMLEKNYSIKNFEKGKQENKEKLCSLFNLDPTKPLFSFIGRLLEEKGGDLLPHASALALSENYGAINILILGSGNPTIENQLNSLLDDYKGNYNTFIGYNEELAHLIYAGSDFLLMPSRVEPCGLNQMYSLRYGTIPIVRRTGGLKDTVIDFGDDGNGICHDQATVGDVCYSIQRAVELYDDKKHLNEIRKKGMSTDHSWERVCQEYIEMYNLIINKK; encoded by the coding sequence ATGGAAATATTTCATATCAGTGCAGAGTGTTACCCCGTAGCAAAAGTAGGTGGTTTAGCTGATGTTGTAGGGGCATTACCAAAATATCAAAATAATGCGGGGCATCTTGTAAGAGTTGTTATACCCTGCTATGATTCAAAATTTAGAAACGAAAATGATTTTGAATGTGTGCATTGGGGACATGTGAAATTAGGTAATTTTAATTTTCCGTTTAACGTTCTTAAAGAAAAAACGGATAAATTAGGATTTGAATTGTATCTGGTAGAGATTCCAGAATTATTCGACAGAAAGGATGTTTATGGATATCAAGATGATATTGAACGTTTTTTATCTTTCCAAATAGCAACTTTAGATTGGATCATTGGAAGAAATGAAGTTCCAGATGTTATCAACTGTCATGATCATCATACTGGTTTAGTGCCGTTTATGATGTTATATTGCTATAAATATGAAAAACTGAGAAATACGCCATCTATGATTACTATTCATAATGGACTGTACCAAGGGCAATTTGGTTTTGATAAATTATATTATTTACCTGAATTTGATTTGTCTCATGTTAAAGTTTTAGAATGGGATAATTGTATTAATTCCCTTGCGGTTGGAATTAAATGTGCTTGGGCTGTAACGACAGTTTCTCCAAATTATCTGAATGAAATCAATTACTCAGCGAATGGTCTAGAGTCCTTATTCAATTTGGTACGATATAAATCTAGAGGGATTTTGAACGGAATTGATATTGAGGTTTGGGATCCGGCAAAAGATGTGATGTTGGAGAAAAATTATTCCATTAAAAATTTTGAAAAAGGGAAGCAGGAAAATAAAGAAAAATTATGTAGCCTCTTTAATTTAGATCCAACAAAACCGCTTTTTAGTTTTATTGGAAGATTATTAGAAGAAAAAGGAGGGGATTTATTACCTCATGCTTCAGCACTTGCATTATCTGAAAATTATGGAGCAATTAATATTTTAATTTTAGGTTCGGGAAATCCAACAATTGAAAATCAACTGAACAGCTTATTGGATGATTATAAAGGCAACTACAATACTTTTATTGGATACAATGAAGAATTAGCCCATTTAATTTATGCTGGTTCTGATTTTCTGTTAATGCCTTCCAGAGTGGAACCATGTGGCTTAAATCAAATGTATTCACTGCGTTACGGAACAATTCCTATTGTAAGAAGAACCGGAGGTTTGAAAGATACTGTTATTGATTTTGGAGATGATGGAAATGGAATTTGTCATGATCAGGCTACAGTGGGAGATGTTTGTTATTCTATTCAAAGAGCGGTCGAATTATATGATGATAAAAAACATTTAAATGAAATCCGAAAAAAAGGAATGAGTACAGACCATTCCTGGGAAAGAGTTTGTCAAGAATATATAGAAATGTACAATTTAATAATTAATAAGAAATGA
- a CDS encoding alpha/beta fold hydrolase: protein MTKKTSIHVQSLKIPRFILLTSKLISLISPKLITLFAAKLFTTPIKYKVPKRELEMNHKSTQKLIVIPAIKKQIMVYNYGESEKKILLVHGWSGRGTQLFKIADEFLKVGYSTISFDAPAHGKSPGKTTIMVDFIAAILEIDNQFGPFEAVIGHSLGGMSILNAIKKGFKVNKAVVIGSGDIVQDIMDDFVAKLKLNPSISTRLRLHFERKYKEEMNTYSAFLAAKEISIPVLVIHDNNDHEVPVTAGINIHKHLKNGELLLTDGLGHRKILGNSKVIEKTVQFIQNK, encoded by the coding sequence ATGACAAAAAAAACTTCTATTCATGTACAATCTTTAAAAATTCCTAGGTTTATCTTATTAACGAGTAAATTAATCTCTTTAATTTCGCCAAAATTGATAACTTTATTTGCTGCCAAACTATTTACAACTCCCATAAAATATAAAGTTCCAAAAAGAGAATTGGAAATGAACCATAAAAGCACTCAGAAATTGATTGTTATTCCAGCAATTAAAAAACAGATAATGGTATATAATTATGGAGAAAGTGAAAAGAAAATTTTATTGGTTCATGGTTGGTCAGGACGTGGAACGCAGTTATTCAAAATAGCAGATGAATTCCTTAAAGTAGGATATTCAACAATTAGTTTTGATGCACCAGCACATGGAAAATCACCCGGAAAAACAACTATTATGGTTGATTTTATTGCTGCTATTTTAGAAATTGACAATCAATTTGGCCCTTTCGAAGCCGTAATTGGTCATTCTTTAGGAGGTATGTCAATTTTAAATGCAATAAAAAAAGGGTTTAAAGTAAATAAAGCTGTAGTTATTGGCAGCGGAGATATTGTTCAGGATATCATGGATGATTTTGTAGCAAAATTAAAATTGAACCCAAGTATAAGCACTCGCTTGCGTTTGCATTTTGAAAGAAAATATAAAGAAGAGATGAATACTTATTCTGCGTTTTTGGCTGCAAAGGAAATTAGTATACCCGTTTTAGTAATCCATGACAATAACGATCATGAAGTTCCCGTGACAGCAGGAATAAACATTCATAAACACTTGAAAAATGGAGAGTTACTTTTAACTGACGGATTAGGGCACAGAAAAATACTAGGAAACTCTAAAGTAATTGAAAAAACTGTTCAATTCATTCAAAATAAATAA
- the msrB gene encoding peptide-methionine (R)-S-oxide reductase MsrB yields the protein MKYPLEKTEQEWKEQLGAERYRILRQKGTEYPHTGMYNLHYEKGTYCCGACGEPLFESNSKFDAHCGWPSFDESIPGKVQYISDVTHGMKRTEILCANCGSHLGHVFDDGPTKTGQRYCVNSLSVDFKE from the coding sequence ATGAAATATCCTTTAGAAAAAACAGAACAAGAATGGAAAGAACAATTGGGAGCTGAACGCTACCGAATTCTTCGACAAAAAGGAACTGAATATCCACACACTGGAATGTATAACCTGCATTACGAAAAAGGAACCTACTGCTGTGGCGCCTGCGGAGAACCTTTGTTTGAAAGCAATTCTAAATTTGATGCACATTGTGGTTGGCCTTCTTTTGATGAATCAATTCCTGGAAAAGTACAATACATCTCGGATGTTACCCATGGTATGAAACGTACTGAAATTCTTTGTGCCAATTGTGGTAGTCACCTTGGTCATGTATTTGATGACGGTCCTACTAAAACCGGGCAACGGTATTGCGTAAATTCCTTATCTGTTGATTTTAAAGAATAA
- a CDS encoding GTPase: protein METVFANQGISTFIETLKKEYAAIKNATVNIAISGQSGAGKSSLINAIVGRKVAEVGITETTLDIKKYTSNGIHFSDLPGCGTEKFPVKTYLEHCNLENFDAVIVVTANRFYENDIWLIKEMIKIGRPVYVVRTKIDESIANGKHDANLSEYEVFEKVKNDIKSNVGNIQIKGIYLTSSREPLKMDLSKLLIDIEQNLTGIKKQRFIADVAPLNEKILAEKNAIAKKAVSYGAYTAAANGINPIPGLDISLDIAILITMSKSIQNIYGLDEKSIDELSKRMGNNANFTVLKAKAGQYATKFIAKEGIIILLKRLSVNIGSKEVLKYIPFVGQIAAAGIGYKMTDSFGSDLIDESESLVREILIKSEAEIMR, encoded by the coding sequence ATGGAAACAGTATTTGCAAATCAAGGAATATCAACATTTATTGAAACTTTAAAAAAAGAATATGCTGCTATAAAAAATGCAACAGTAAATATTGCAATTTCTGGACAAAGTGGTGCGGGTAAATCATCATTAATCAACGCAATTGTAGGGAGAAAAGTAGCGGAAGTTGGAATAACGGAAACTACTTTAGATATAAAAAAATATACTAGTAATGGAATTCATTTTTCTGATTTACCAGGATGTGGTACTGAAAAATTTCCAGTTAAAACATATCTAGAGCATTGTAATTTAGAGAATTTTGATGCTGTAATTGTTGTAACTGCAAATCGTTTTTATGAGAATGATATTTGGTTAATAAAAGAAATGATTAAAATTGGAAGACCCGTTTATGTTGTTCGTACAAAAATAGATGAATCTATCGCAAACGGAAAGCATGACGCTAACTTGAGCGAATATGAAGTCTTTGAAAAAGTGAAAAATGATATTAAAAGTAATGTTGGAAATATTCAAATTAAAGGAATCTATTTGACTTCATCGAGAGAGCCTTTAAAAATGGATTTGTCAAAATTATTAATCGATATTGAACAAAATTTAACTGGAATCAAAAAACAACGTTTTATAGCGGATGTTGCACCTTTGAATGAAAAAATTTTAGCGGAAAAAAATGCTATCGCAAAAAAGGCTGTCTCTTATGGAGCTTATACAGCTGCTGCAAATGGAATCAATCCAATTCCTGGTTTAGATATAAGTTTAGATATTGCAATTTTAATAACAATGTCTAAATCGATTCAAAATATTTATGGATTAGACGAAAAGAGCATTGATGAATTATCAAAAAGAATGGGTAATAATGCAAATTTTACTGTGCTTAAAGCAAAAGCAGGGCAATATGCTACTAAATTTATTGCTAAAGAAGGAATAATAATATTATTGAAAAGATTATCTGTAAATATAGGTTCTAAAGAAGTTTTAAAATACATTCCTTTTGTTGGACAAATTGCAGCAGCAGGTATTGGATACAAAATGACAGATAGTTTTGGTTCGGATTTAATAGATGAGTCAGAATCTTTAGTACGTGAAATATTAATCAAAAGCGAAGCTGAAATTATGCGTTAA
- a CDS encoding glucose-1-phosphate adenylyltransferase, whose protein sequence is MKAKKKNVIAIILGGGQGSRLFPLTETRSKPAVPIGGKYRLVDIPISNCMNSDIYRMFVLTQFNSASLNAHIKNTYNFSIFSHAFVDILAAEQTPDNPTWFQGTADAVRQCMPHFLNHDFDYALILSGDQLYQMDFNEMLEEHIKNEADITIATLPVNAKDAPEFGILKTNSESCIESFIEKPAKELLPDWESDVSEQMKSEGKHYLASMGIYIFNKKLLVDIMSNKETKDFGKEIIPQAVGHKKILSYQYEGYWTDIGNIDSFFEANIGLTEDLPKFNLFDNDNKIFTRPRLLPPSKFQKTTVDRSLISEGCILNAKEINHSVIGIRSRIGEGTIIQNCYVMGNDFYQNIDDMNEDVKNNKLLIGIGERCFINNALVDKNCRIGNDVYINGGSHLEDFSNELYAIKDGIVVIKKGAVIPDNYIIK, encoded by the coding sequence ATGAAAGCTAAAAAGAAAAATGTAATTGCGATAATTTTAGGAGGAGGTCAAGGATCCAGATTATTTCCGTTAACAGAAACAAGATCTAAACCAGCAGTGCCAATAGGGGGGAAATATAGATTAGTTGATATTCCTATTTCAAATTGTATGAATTCAGATATTTATAGAATGTTTGTTTTGACACAATTCAATTCTGCATCTTTGAATGCTCACATTAAAAATACCTATAATTTTAGTATTTTTAGCCACGCTTTTGTAGATATTCTTGCTGCGGAACAAACTCCAGATAATCCAACTTGGTTTCAAGGGACTGCAGATGCTGTTAGACAATGTATGCCTCACTTTTTAAATCATGATTTTGATTATGCTTTGATACTTTCCGGAGATCAATTATACCAAATGGATTTCAACGAAATGTTAGAGGAGCATATAAAAAATGAAGCTGATATCACTATAGCGACTTTACCAGTAAATGCAAAAGATGCTCCTGAATTTGGAATATTAAAAACAAATTCAGAGAGTTGTATCGAGTCCTTTATTGAAAAACCAGCAAAAGAATTATTACCAGATTGGGAATCGGATGTAAGTGAGCAAATGAAAAGTGAAGGGAAACATTATTTGGCTTCTATGGGAATCTACATATTCAACAAAAAATTGTTGGTAGATATCATGTCAAATAAAGAGACTAAAGATTTTGGTAAAGAGATTATTCCACAAGCGGTTGGGCATAAAAAGATATTAAGTTACCAATACGAAGGTTATTGGACTGATATTGGTAATATAGATTCTTTTTTTGAAGCTAATATTGGATTAACGGAAGACTTACCTAAATTCAATTTATTTGATAATGATAATAAAATATTTACCAGACCAAGATTATTACCACCATCAAAATTTCAAAAAACAACTGTTGATAGATCATTAATTTCTGAAGGCTGTATTTTGAATGCCAAAGAAATAAACCATTCTGTAATTGGTATTCGATCTAGGATTGGTGAAGGCACAATAATTCAAAATTGTTATGTAATGGGGAATGATTTCTACCAAAATATTGACGATATGAATGAAGATGTTAAAAATAATAAACTATTGATAGGTATTGGAGAAAGATGTTTTATTAATAATGCACTTGTAGATAAAAACTGTAGAATAGGTAATGATGTTTATATTAATGGAGGCAGTCATTTAGAAGATTTTTCAAATGAATTGTACGCTATTAAAGACGGAATTGTTGTTATTAAAAAAGGTGCTGTTATACCTGACAATTATATCATAAAGTAA
- a CDS encoding LytTR family DNA-binding domain-containing protein, whose translation MKIKIIIVDDESHARSFLKKLCNHLYNDKIEIVDECDSVKKAVISIKKHNPDIVFLDIQMPEENGFGLFKYFETVEFDTIFTTAHKEYAIDAIKNSALDYLIKPIDIKDFKLAISRFFKAKLDRVNLDRYKLLAENIANQNTGKERIVFASKTGFEVVQANTIIFCKSDGAYTIVHTLDKKYFTSKSFKETCELLHSSNFLRVHRSFLININFINSFRSDEFILEMITGDKIPVSDKSFTKKELIDAISK comes from the coding sequence ATGAAAATAAAAATAATTATAGTTGACGACGAATCCCATGCACGTAGTTTTTTAAAAAAATTATGTAACCATCTATATAATGATAAAATTGAAATTGTTGATGAATGTGACTCTGTTAAAAAAGCAGTCATATCTATTAAAAAACATAATCCGGATATTGTCTTTTTAGACATTCAAATGCCTGAAGAAAATGGTTTTGGACTTTTTAAATATTTTGAAACGGTTGAATTTGATACTATTTTTACTACAGCTCATAAAGAATATGCTATAGACGCTATTAAAAATAGCGCTTTAGATTATCTTATTAAACCTATTGATATAAAAGATTTTAAATTGGCTATTTCTCGATTTTTTAAGGCTAAATTAGATAGGGTTAATCTTGATCGTTATAAATTATTAGCAGAGAATATTGCAAACCAAAATACAGGTAAAGAAAGGATTGTTTTTGCCTCAAAAACTGGTTTTGAAGTAGTACAGGCCAATACAATTATTTTTTGTAAATCTGATGGGGCTTATACAATTGTTCATACTTTGGACAAAAAATATTTTACTTCTAAATCGTTTAAGGAAACTTGTGAATTACTTCATTCTTCTAATTTTTTGAGAGTACATAGGAGTTTTTTAATTAATATTAATTTTATTAACAGTTTTAGGTCTGATGAGTTTATCTTAGAAATGATTACTGGCGATAAAATTCCGGTTTCAGATAAATCATTTACTAAAAAAGAATTAATTGATGCAATTTCTAAATAG